The nucleotide sequence CAAATTGAAAGAATTTTTTCAGAAACAGTAGGGACTAAGTTTGGCATGAACTTTACCTTGCATTTTACGGAACCTAAGCCAAAGATGGCAATCATGGTTTCACAGCATTCGCACTGTCTGTTTGACATTCTTTCGCGCTATTACTCGGGGCAGTTTCAGGTGGAGATTCCAATGGTGATTTCCAATCATGAAAAGTTAAAATCAGTGGTAGAGGCATTTGATATTCCTTTTTACCATTTTCCCATTACTAAGGAAAATAAGGCTGATCAAGAAGCAAGACAATTGGAATTAATGGCCGAAAAAGGTATTGATTTTGTGGTTTTGGCCAGGTATATGCAGATTTTAAGTCCTCAATTTATCGCACAATATCCCAATAAAATCATCAATATTCATCATTCGTTTTTGCCGGCTTTTGTAGGGGCCAAACCATATCATGCCGCGCATAAGCGAGGGGTGAAAATCATAGGGGCCACAGGGCATTATGTGACAGAGGAATTGGATGCTGGGCCTATTATTGAGCAGGATATTGCCCGAGTCAAACACCATAATACAGTGGAAGAACTGGTGCAAATCGGTCAAGATGTGGAGAAAGTAGTGCTGTCAAAAGCGATAAAATACCATATTGCCCAAAAAGTAATGGTCATGGGGAACAAGACCATTATATTTAATTAAAAAGTTTAGGCTGCCCGATAGGTTTCTGGTTTGATTGATTTTAGGTCATTGGCCAGTAATTCTTTATGGGACAGCCTTGATTATTTTTCCAAAAGATGTTGTTTAGTTGATTTTTTCTAACTCTACAGTAATATTCCCTTTATCATCATAAAAGACCAGTCTATTGGCAGTTTGACTGTATTTTTTGCTCATTTCTAGGGATGTTAAGTAAGCTTGTTCTATAAATCTTTCATCGCAAGGCTTGCTGTCTGCATACAGTGTTGAGAATTTTACCTTTTCCTCATTATAGACAGCTTGTCCTTTAAAATCATTGCAGATTGACGAGCCTGATACCTTTTTGTCTTCTCCGAATTTTAGGGTCATATCCGCAAGTTGTTCTCGGGTGGCTGGGGCTCCTTTGATAGATCTTACTTTCCAGTCATGGGCTCCAATATCAGTAGGACCACTACAAGAAAAAAATGTTAAGGATAGCAAGCAGATTAAGAATAGAACATTAAGGAACTTCATGTTTAAAGTTTTTTTGTGAACAAATTTTTTAATAAATCAGAAGAAACTATCTCTGATCAATTCAAAGATCGGCCAACTGATTTGTTATCAAACTCCACAAAAAGCATACGGAAAGCGCCATATTAGGAAAAAATGTACTGATATTTTTATTTATGGTTTAAGGGCTTTATCGATGGGATCAATAGACAATTTTTCTGGGGATGTCTTGAGGCAAGCGTGTCAAAAGTTCATAGTTGACTTGTTGGCTGGATTCACTGAAGGAGGCCACGGTTATTTCATTGCTTTTTTGCTTACCAATAATCACTACTTCATCGCCTTTCTTGACTTCTTTAAGGTCTGTCACGTCGACACATATAGAGTTCATAGTAACAGTGCCAACCACAGAGACGATTTTTCCGCAGATCAAGACCTTGCCCAGATTGGAAAGCATTCGGCTAAAACCATGGCCATAACCTACAGGAACCATGGCGACTAACATGTTTCTGGGAGCCATATAGGTGTTACCGTAGCCGATGAAATCACCTATTTCTACCCTTTTTAAGCTCATGATCTTGCTTTTCCAAGTGATCAGGCGCTTAAGCGGATTTTTCCTGTTGACCGCCAGTTGTTTGAATTTGCTCATATAGGTTTCTTGGCTGGGCCAAAAGCCATATTGGGCGATGCCTATTCTTACCATGTCCATGATGGTCTCTGGATAGCTTAAGCTGGCCGCTGAGCAGGCGGTGTGATGGGTTTCGAATTTAATTCCCTTACTGAGAAACCATTTTTTGAATTCATGGTATTTTTTGATTTGGTTTTGCACGCGTACATAATTGGCAATACTTTCTGCTCCTGCGTAATGGGTGCATAGTCCAGAGAGCTCTAGGAAAGCTTGGTTTTCTACTAGCATTTCTGCCAAAATTTCCTTTTCCTTCCATTCAAAACCAGTTCTGTGAAAGCCGGTTTCTACTTCTATATGGATTTTTGCCCGTATCTTTAGTCTTTTGGCCGTTTTGATGCTTGCCAATAACCTGTCAAACTCAAACACAAAAAATTCCACATTGTTTTTGATGGCCCATTCCAAGTCTTTGTTTTCAATCATGCCCATGATCATGATGGTACTGTTTTTTTGGGAGGAAGCAAATACTCGCTGTGCTTCATCCGTGCTAAAAGTGCTAAAATGCCTTATGCCAACAGATTCAGCGATAGGGATAATGTTTTCAATACCATGGCCGTAGGCATTGCCTTTCACTACAGAAGAGATGACGGTTTCAGTACCCAGTTGATTTTGAAGGAACTTAATGTTTCTTCGGTAGGCTGATTTACTGATTTCCAAATGGGAAGTATGTGGCATGGGGTGATGGCTTTACGCTGTTTAATGGTGAATTTGTTCTAGGATTTTTTCAAACATATTTATTCCAGTGGGGATGATCTTATCGGGGAAGTCATAATGGGCTTCATGGAGCCTAGGTTGATTTTTGCCTGATCCTAGGCCAAAGAGCAGTGTTTTGCTTTCTGAAGAGAATTGGCCAAAATCCTCCGACCATTTAAAAGGGCTTCTGATATGCTTGGTTTTCAACTCTAGTTTTTTTGCGGCCTCATTGGCGTAGTTCCAGGCTAGATCATCATTTATGGTACAAGCAAATTCCTCTGTATAAGAAATGCTTAGTTCCAGCTGGTATTCCTTAGCAATTAAACTGCAAAGCTGTTCCGCATAGTCTAAGAGTCTGCCCATATTTTGGTCGTCAATGGTGCGT is from Echinicola marina and encodes:
- a CDS encoding META domain-containing protein; amino-acid sequence: MKFLNVLFLICLLSLTFFSCSGPTDIGAHDWKVRSIKGAPATREQLADMTLKFGEDKKVSGSSICNDFKGQAVYNEEKVKFSTLYADSKPCDERFIEQAYLTSLEMSKKYSQTANRLVFYDDKGNITVELEKIN
- the alr gene encoding alanine racemase, with translation MPHTSHLEISKSAYRRNIKFLQNQLGTETVISSVVKGNAYGHGIENIIPIAESVGIRHFSTFSTDEAQRVFASSQKNSTIMIMGMIENKDLEWAIKNNVEFFVFEFDRLLASIKTAKRLKIRAKIHIEVETGFHRTGFEWKEKEILAEMLVENQAFLELSGLCTHYAGAESIANYVRVQNQIKKYHEFKKWFLSKGIKFETHHTACSAASLSYPETIMDMVRIGIAQYGFWPSQETYMSKFKQLAVNRKNPLKRLITWKSKIMSLKRVEIGDFIGYGNTYMAPRNMLVAMVPVGYGHGFSRMLSNLGKVLICGKIVSVVGTVTMNSICVDVTDLKEVKKGDEVVIIGKQKSNEITVASFSESSQQVNYELLTRLPQDIPRKIVY
- the purU gene encoding formyltetrahydrofolate deformylase, with translation MESAILIIQCKDQKGIVAAVSQFLYFHNGNVEEVDQYIDNETGDFFMRAKWELSTFAIKKDQIERIFSETVGTKFGMNFTLHFTEPKPKMAIMVSQHSHCLFDILSRYYSGQFQVEIPMVISNHEKLKSVVEAFDIPFYHFPITKENKADQEARQLELMAEKGIDFVVLARYMQILSPQFIAQYPNKIINIHHSFLPAFVGAKPYHAAHKRGVKIIGATGHYVTEELDAGPIIEQDIARVKHHNTVEELVQIGQDVEKVVLSKAIKYHIAQKVMVMGNKTIIFN